The Herbiconiux sp. SALV-R1 nucleotide sequence GCACCCTGGGCGACTTCGCCGCCCTCCCCGCCGACGACGTGCGGGCGCGCTTCGGCGAGCCGGGGGCGCGGGCCCACGCCAAGGCGGGGGGCGCCGATCCGCGTCTCGTGGTTCCGCGGGTGCCACCCGAGGTGAGGGAGAGCGTGAGCCTGTTCGAGCCGCCGCTCGAACGCATCGACCAGATCACCTTCAGCATCAGGGCGGAGGCCGATCGTTTCGTCGACGAGCTCGCCGCGGCACGTCTGGTCTGCACCGAGCTGGTGGTGCAGCTCGAGACCGAACGTGGAGAGACCCGCGAGCGCAGTTGGCTGCACCCGCGCTGGTTCAGCGCCGCCGATGTCGTCGACCGCGTGCGGTGGCAGCTGCAGGGCGGCAGCACGATCGAGAGCGTGCTCTCGGCACCGGTGAACCGGGTGCGGCTGGTGGCCGAGACTGTCGACGACAGCTCGGCCCATGAGACCGGTCTGTGGGGCTCCGGTTCGGAGGAGCGCATCCATCACGGGCTCTCCCGCGTGCAGAGCATCGTGGGGCACGAGGGGGTTCTCACGGCGACCATCGGCGATGGCCGTTCACCCCGGGAGCGGCAGAAACTGGTGCCCTGGGGAGACAGCCTCGCGCCGCGACGCTCGACGAGCGTCGCGAGCGGGAGCGCGCGTCGCTCCAGGAGTCGTGCGGGGAGCGGGTCGTCGACGGCGGAGCAGGGCGAGAAGCCCCCATGGCCGGGCAGTCTGCCTCCACCCCTTCCGACGACGGTGTTCGAGGTGCGGAGGCAGATCCTTCTGGTCACCCACGACGGCGCGGTGGTCGACATCGACGACAGCGGGGAGCTGCTCGGCGAGCCCGCGCGGTTCGCCGCATCGGTCTCCCACCGAGACCTGCGCCCCGTCGCGGCCTGGGCCGGGCCCTGGCCGATGGCCGAACGGTGGTGGGACGCCGCCTCCGCCCGCCGGGTCGACCGCATGCAGGTGGTCGACGCGGAGGGCACCGCGTGGCTGCTCGCGCTCGAGCACCACCTCTGGTGGGCGGAGGCGCGCTATGACTGACAGCATCCGTCTGACAGTCGGTCGCGCATCCTGCACCCCGCAGAGGAGGCGATGAGATGGGCTTCGACAACCCCGCCATCTCATGGTCGGAGCTGGAGCGCACCCTCTCGGGCCGCACCAGGCCCGGGCCGCCCCCGGGCGACGGCGTCACCCAGTCGGCCAAGCGCGCCCCCTACGACCCCGCGCTGATCGACGCGACGGGCCATGACGAGCCGGATGAGCCCGACACCCCCGTCGTGCCCTACGCAGAGCTGCACGCCCACTCGAACTTCAGCTTCCTCGACGGAGCGTCGTCGCCCGAGTCGCTCGTCGAGGAGGCGGCTCGGCTGCGGCTGAACGCCCTCGCCCTCACCGATCACGACGGCTTCTACGGCGTGGTGCGTTTCGCCGAGGCCGCGGAGAAGCACGGCGTGGCCACCATCTTCGGGGCCGAGCTCTCGCTCGACCTCAGCAAGCCGCAGAACGGCATCGCCGACCCGGAGGGCTCGCACCTCCTGCTCCTGGCCCGCGGCAAGGAGGGGTACCACCGCCTGGCCGGTGCCATCACCTCGGCGCAACTGGCCCCGGGCGCCGAGAAAGGCAAGCCGCTCTACGATCTCGACGAGCTGGCCGGCCATGCCCAGGGCGGCTGGACGGTGCTCACCGGCTGCCGCAAAGGGCTGGTGCGCCAAGCTCTCGAGCGGGAGGGCGAAGCGGCGGCGGGGCGCGAGGTCGACCGCCTGGTCGACCTGTTCGGGCGCGAGAACGTGCTGGTCGAGCTGATCGATCGGGGCGATCCGCTCGACAGCACGCGCAACGACACGCTTGCCGCACTGGCCGCGGCACGCGGGCTGCCCGTGGTCGCCAC carries:
- a CDS encoding DNA polymerase Y family protein, producing MNGFRTMVVWCPDWPVVATAAAHGLPIDERIAVIDKGLVYACSESARSEGVRRGLRLREAQSRCTGLRDLPLDPVQINRAFEPFIAALEDMSPQVQVMRAGSCALRARGPRRFYGGEHPAALAFLERFAELGVTDARVGVADGLFAAEQAARLPGVDLIRIVPEGASPRFLAGLPLHALHEEELQLLLWRLGIRTLGDFAALPADDVRARFGEPGARAHAKAGGADPRLVVPRVPPEVRESVSLFEPPLERIDQITFSIRAEADRFVDELAAARLVCTELVVQLETERGETRERSWLHPRWFSAADVVDRVRWQLQGGSTIESVLSAPVNRVRLVAETVDDSSAHETGLWGSGSEERIHHGLSRVQSIVGHEGVLTATIGDGRSPRERQKLVPWGDSLAPRRSTSVASGSARRSRSRAGSGSSTAEQGEKPPWPGSLPPPLPTTVFEVRRQILLVTHDGAVVDIDDSGELLGEPARFAASVSHRDLRPVAAWAGPWPMAERWWDAASARRVDRMQVVDAEGTAWLLALEHHLWWAEARYD